One Vigna unguiculata cultivar IT97K-499-35 chromosome 11, ASM411807v1, whole genome shotgun sequence DNA window includes the following coding sequences:
- the LOC114168857 gene encoding MLP-like protein 43, producing the protein MSLAGKLSTELPVHATAEKWFHTYTNQLHHIQHVTHKIHGAKLHQGDDWHANDSVKHWTYIVDGKTVTCHEAIESVDEQKKRIVFKLYGEDVDNKYKVLKLIFEAIEKGDGSAAIKWSVEYEKVSEDVHPPYGYLEFCDHCIKDVDAYLIKAEENANK; encoded by the exons atGTCACTTGCTGGAAAACTCAGCACTGAACTTCCAGTCCATGCAACTGCAGAAAAATGGTTCCACACCTACACAAaccaacttcaccatattcaacaCGTTACTCATAAAATTCATGGAGCCAAACTCCATCAAGGTGATGATTGGCATGCCAATGATTCCGTCAAACACTGGACCTATATCGTCG ACGGTAAGACAGTAACATGTCATGAAGCCATTGAATCCGTTGATGAGCAGAAGAAAAGGATTGTGTTCAAGCTCTATGGTGAAGATGTGGATAATAAGTATAAGGTGTTGAAGCTAATCTTTGAAGCCATTGAGAAGGGTGATGGAAGTGCTGCAATTAAATGGAGTGTTGAATATGAGAAGGTGAGTGAGGATGTTCATCCCCCATATGGGTACTTGGAATTCTGCGACCACTGCATTAAAGATGTTGATGCTTACCTTATCAAGGCTGAAGAAAATGCCAACAAGTAA
- the LOC114168942 gene encoding inactive protein RESTRICTED TEV MOVEMENT 2-like, whose translation MAFRQRTPTFRPNLSIRRVYETFQPRSEIKDLPEAYLLRLYLPGFQRDSVKVTYVASSRTVRTTGERQIQGTRWYRFDQSYPIPDYCEPEALQAKFETPVLTLTMPKKPTSQDEKLQDSTTTPQPTTKVEEPIQGNKTVPPSSQPIKDHGEPQMGEKELEAKSSTTTMQGDEKIQKGQEGFEPRPTPTRRATMERDEKIQKGQEIESEPTPTVPTKMETDEKPQKGQEEFEPRAAPAMLTKAKTAETYQKGQEDFEPKPTPTMLNKVKTAEKLQNGEEEFEPKAAPTVEPISKTDAQPPKGQEEDDITNVTRKQTVKEQLKEKKTEETRGEDSEKTSYEDAEGTTDEDEEKERITKRGVQEKPSKSRMSVKDKEQSDFGQKETVTEKLFAKEEETSAPKIHKGKEKQSNNRSSLKKELKSEENSMEKVGSVTQVFTKFAEGALNEEEKKLAANIGAAVLVIAALGYYVSYRFAS comes from the exons ATGGCTTTCAGGCAAAGAACACCAACGTTTCGTCCTAACCTTTCTATTCGACGCGTCTATGAAACTTTTCAGCCACGTTCAGAGATAAAAGATCTCCCAGAAGCTTATCTTCTACGTCTTTATCTTCCTG GTTTTCAGAGGGACAGCGTAAAGGTAACCTATGTGGCCTCTTCACGAACGGTGAGAACTACAGGAGAAAGACAAATTCAAGGCACGAGATGGTACCGATTTGACCAATCCTATCCCATTCCTGATTACTGTGAACCAGAGGCACTTCAAGCAAAGTTTGAAACTCCAGTTCTCACCCTTACAATGCCAAAGAAACCCACTTCACAAGATGAAAAACTCCAAGATTCTACCACTACACCACAACCTACAACAAAAGTGGAAGAACCAATTCAAGGGAACAAAACTGTTCCACCATCTTCACAACCAATTAAGGATCATGGTGAGCCTCAGATGGGTGAGAAGGAGTTGGAGGCAAAATCAAGCACAACCACAATGCAAGGAGATGAAAAGATTCAAAAGGGTCAAGAGGGATTTGAACCAAGACCAACACCAACAAGGAGAGCCACAATGGAAAGAGATGAAAAGATTCAAAAGGGTCAAGAGATTGAATCAGAACCAACACCAACTGTGCCAACCAAAATGGAAACAGATGAAAAGCCTCAAAAGGGTCAAGAGGAATTTGAACCAAGAGCAGCACCAGCAATGCTAACCAAAGCCAAAACTGCTGAAACGTACCAGAAGGGTCAAGAGGATTTTGAGCCAAAACCAACACCAACAATGCTAAACAAGGTCAAAACAGCTGAAAAACTTCAAAACGGTGAAGAGGAATTTGAACCTAAAGCAGCACCAACAGTGGAACCAATCAGCAAAACAGATGCACAACCTCCAAAGGGTCAAGAGGAAGATGATATAACAAATGTTACCAGAAAGCAAACAGTTAAAGAGCAATTGAAGGAAAAGAAGACAGAGGAAACAAGAGGTGAAGATTCAGAGAAGACAAGTTATGAAGATGCAGAGGGAACAActgatgaagatgaagagaaGGAAAGGATCACAAAAAGGGGAGTTCAAGAGAAACCTTCTAAATCAAGAATGTCTGTGAAAGATAAGGAGCAGAGTGATTTTGGACAGAAAGAAACCGTGACAGAAAAATTGTTTGCCAAGGAAGAAGAAACTTCTGCTCCAAAAATTCATAAGGGAAAGGAAAAGCAATCCAACAACAGAAGTTCTCTTAAAAAGGAACTGAAGAGTGAAGAGAATTCAATGGAAAAGGTTGGTTCTGTCACCCAAGTTTTCACAAAATTTGCAGAAGGGGCATTGAATGAGGAAGAGAAAAAATTAGCAGCAAATATTGGTGCTGCAGTTCTTGTCATTGCTGCATTGGGATATTACGTATCTTATAGGTTTGCCTCTTGA